One segment of Anomalospiza imberbis isolate Cuckoo-Finch-1a 21T00152 chromosome 2, ASM3175350v1, whole genome shotgun sequence DNA contains the following:
- the ALCAM gene encoding CD166 antigen isoform X1, producing the protein MMKPPAAAAACASCRRRPLPPLLCLLLAALCLPPALGLYTVNAIYGDTISMPCPLEVPDGLMFGKWKYEMPNGSPVFIAFRSSTKKNVQYDDVPDYKDRLSLSENYTLSIKNARISDEKRFVCMLVTEDDVSEEPTIVKVFKQPSQPEILHQANLLETEKLQMLGECVSRDSYPEGNVTWYKNGRVLQPLDDVVVINLQKVVDRTTGLFTLMSSLQYMPTKEDVNAKFSCIVTYYGPSGQKTMQSEPVVFDVHYPTEKVTIQVLPQSSTIKEGDNITLKCSGNGNPPPQEFLFYVPGETEGMRSSDTYIMTDVRRNATGEYKCSLTDKSMMDSTTITVHYLDLQLTPSGEVTKQIGEALPVSCTISSSRNATVFWIKDNTRMQTSPSFSSLQYQDAGNYVCETTLQEVEGLRKRQTLKLIVEGKPQIKMTKKTNTNKMSKTIICHVEGFPKPAVQWTVTGSGSILNKAKETKYVNGKFSSKIVIAPEENVTLTCIAENELERTVTSMNVSAISIPEYDEPEDRNDDNSEKVNDQAKLIVGIVVGLLLVALIAGVVYWLYVKKSNDAKGKSEKAAAQNFPSLPRQEKHYFFCYWCCGLYNLLLSCHPH; encoded by the exons CTCTGGGATTGTACACAGTAAATGCAATATATGGAGACACTATTTCTATGCCTTGTCCTCTAGAAGTACCAGATGGTCTTATGTTTGGAAAATGGAAATAT GAAATGCCAAATGGATCTCCAGTATTTATTGCCTTCAGAtcatcaacaaaaaaaaatgtacagtATGATGATGTACCAGACTACAAAGACAGGTTGAGTCTCTCAGAAAACTATACATTATCCATCAAGAATGCAAGAATCAGTGATGAAAAGAGATTTGTATGTATGCTAGTTACAGAAGATGATGTTTCCGAAGAGCCGACGATAGTCAAAGTTTTCA AACAACCCTCTCAACCAGAAATCTTACATCAAGCAAACCTCTTAGAAACAGAGAAGCTACAAATG CTTGGGGAGTGCGTTTCAAGGGACAGTTATCCCGAGGGCAATGTCACGTGGTACAAAAACGGGAGAGTGCTACAGCCTCTGGATGATG ttGTGGTCATAAATTTGCAAAAGGTTGTGGACAGAACAACCGGACTCTTCACCCTGATGTCATCTCTTCAGTACATGCCAACAAAGGAAGATGTAAATGCCAAGTTCTCTTGCATTGTGACTTATTATGGACCATCTGGCCAGAAAACAATGCAGTCTGAACCAGTTGTCTTCGATGTTCACT ACCCAACAGAGAAGGTGACTATTCAAGTGCTGCCACAAAGTAGTACCATTAAAGAGGGCGATAACATCACTCTGAAGTGCTCAGGAAATGGCAACCCTCCTCCACAAGAGTTCCTGTTTTACGTTCCA GGAGAAACAGAAGGTATGAGAAGCTCAGATACTTACATAATGACAGATGTGAGACGAAATGCAACAGGAGAATACAAGTGCTCTCTGACCGACAAAAGCATGATGGACTCAACCACCATCACTGTGCACT ATCTGGATTTGCAGCTTACTCCTAGTGGAGAAGTCACAAAACAGATTGGAGAGGCCCTGCCTGTGTCATGCACAATTTCTTCTAGTAGAAATGCAACTGTGTTTTGGATAAAG GACAATACCAGAATGCAAACAAGTCCATCATTTTCAAGTCTTCAGTATCAAGATGCTGGAAACTATGTCTGTGAAACTACTCTACAGGAGGTCGAAGGATTGAGGAAAAGACAGACACTTAAACTTATTGTGGAAG GAAAACCTCAGATCAAAATGACCAAGAAAACCAACACAAATAAAATGTCTAAAACAATTATCTGCCACGTGGAAGGTTTCCCCAAACCAGCAGTGCAGTGGACAGTTACGGGCAGCGGAAGCATCCTAAACAAAGCAA AGGAGACAAAATATGTTAATGGGAAATTTTCCAGTAAAATTGTAATTGCTCCTGAGGAAAATGTAACTTTAACTTGCATTGCAGAAAATGAGCTAGAAAGGACTGTGACCTCCATGAACGTCTCTGCTA taagTATTCCAGAATATGATGAGCCAGAGGATAGAAATG ATGACAATAGTGAAAAGGTTAATGACCAGGCAAAGCTAATAGTGGGAATTGTGGTCGGTCTTCTGCTGGTTGCTCTGATTGCAGGTGTTGTCTACTGGCTCTATGTGAAGAAATCAAA TGACGCCAAAGGAAAGTCTgagaaggcagcagcacagaactTTCCAAGTCTGCCGAGGCAAGAAAAACAttactttttttgttattgGTGTTGTGGTTTGTATAATCTTCTATTGTCTTGTCATCCACACTGA
- the ALCAM gene encoding CD166 antigen isoform X3 → MMKPPAAAAACASCRRRPLPPLLCLLLAALCLPPALGLYTVNAIYGDTISMPCPLEVPDGLMFGKWKYEMPNGSPVFIAFRSSTKKNVQYDDVPDYKDRLSLSENYTLSIKNARISDEKRFVCMLVTEDDVSEEPTIVKVFKQPSQPEILHQANLLETEKLQMLGECVSRDSYPEGNVTWYKNGRVLQPLDDVVVINLQKVVDRTTGLFTLMSSLQYMPTKEDVNAKFSCIVTYYGPSGQKTMQSEPVVFDVHYPTEKVTIQVLPQSSTIKEGDNITLKCSGNGNPPPQEFLFYVPGETEGMRSSDTYIMTDVRRNATGEYKCSLTDKSMMDSTTITVHYLDLQLTPSGEVTKQIGEALPVSCTISSSRNATVFWIKDNTRMQTSPSFSSLQYQDAGNYVCETTLQEVEGLRKRQTLKLIVEGKPQIKMTKKTNTNKMSKTIICHVEGFPKPAVQWTVTGSGSILNKAKETKYVNGKFSSKIVIAPEENVTLTCIAENELERTVTSMNVSAISIPEYDEPEDRNDDNSEKVNDQAKLIVGIVVGLLLVALIAGVVYWLYVKKSNIPVFWSGEKLSQ, encoded by the exons CTCTGGGATTGTACACAGTAAATGCAATATATGGAGACACTATTTCTATGCCTTGTCCTCTAGAAGTACCAGATGGTCTTATGTTTGGAAAATGGAAATAT GAAATGCCAAATGGATCTCCAGTATTTATTGCCTTCAGAtcatcaacaaaaaaaaatgtacagtATGATGATGTACCAGACTACAAAGACAGGTTGAGTCTCTCAGAAAACTATACATTATCCATCAAGAATGCAAGAATCAGTGATGAAAAGAGATTTGTATGTATGCTAGTTACAGAAGATGATGTTTCCGAAGAGCCGACGATAGTCAAAGTTTTCA AACAACCCTCTCAACCAGAAATCTTACATCAAGCAAACCTCTTAGAAACAGAGAAGCTACAAATG CTTGGGGAGTGCGTTTCAAGGGACAGTTATCCCGAGGGCAATGTCACGTGGTACAAAAACGGGAGAGTGCTACAGCCTCTGGATGATG ttGTGGTCATAAATTTGCAAAAGGTTGTGGACAGAACAACCGGACTCTTCACCCTGATGTCATCTCTTCAGTACATGCCAACAAAGGAAGATGTAAATGCCAAGTTCTCTTGCATTGTGACTTATTATGGACCATCTGGCCAGAAAACAATGCAGTCTGAACCAGTTGTCTTCGATGTTCACT ACCCAACAGAGAAGGTGACTATTCAAGTGCTGCCACAAAGTAGTACCATTAAAGAGGGCGATAACATCACTCTGAAGTGCTCAGGAAATGGCAACCCTCCTCCACAAGAGTTCCTGTTTTACGTTCCA GGAGAAACAGAAGGTATGAGAAGCTCAGATACTTACATAATGACAGATGTGAGACGAAATGCAACAGGAGAATACAAGTGCTCTCTGACCGACAAAAGCATGATGGACTCAACCACCATCACTGTGCACT ATCTGGATTTGCAGCTTACTCCTAGTGGAGAAGTCACAAAACAGATTGGAGAGGCCCTGCCTGTGTCATGCACAATTTCTTCTAGTAGAAATGCAACTGTGTTTTGGATAAAG GACAATACCAGAATGCAAACAAGTCCATCATTTTCAAGTCTTCAGTATCAAGATGCTGGAAACTATGTCTGTGAAACTACTCTACAGGAGGTCGAAGGATTGAGGAAAAGACAGACACTTAAACTTATTGTGGAAG GAAAACCTCAGATCAAAATGACCAAGAAAACCAACACAAATAAAATGTCTAAAACAATTATCTGCCACGTGGAAGGTTTCCCCAAACCAGCAGTGCAGTGGACAGTTACGGGCAGCGGAAGCATCCTAAACAAAGCAA AGGAGACAAAATATGTTAATGGGAAATTTTCCAGTAAAATTGTAATTGCTCCTGAGGAAAATGTAACTTTAACTTGCATTGCAGAAAATGAGCTAGAAAGGACTGTGACCTCCATGAACGTCTCTGCTA taagTATTCCAGAATATGATGAGCCAGAGGATAGAAATG ATGACAATAGTGAAAAGGTTAATGACCAGGCAAAGCTAATAGTGGGAATTGTGGTCGGTCTTCTGCTGGTTGCTCTGATTGCAGGTGTTGTCTACTGGCTCTATGTGAAGAAATCAAA CATTCCAGTTTTCTGGAGTGGGGAAAAGCTGTCACAGTAG